Below is a genomic region from Spirosoma radiotolerans.
AGCTTGAACAGCGCACTGATATTAATGCGATAGGCCCGCTTGTTCCGGCTGGCGAGCAAACTACTGAACACAGGCTGCGCCTGCATGACCGATGATTTTATCGCTTGCTTGAAGACAAAATGGATAGACGTGTCGGTCAGTTCCGGATAAAACGACAGGGCCGTCAGGACGTTCTTCTCGAGAATCGCCGGTATCGTTTTATTCGTTCGAAACCGGGAGAGTTCAGGCGGGATGTCATTCGTTTGCGAATTGATTCCGGATGTCAGCATAAGCGCGTTAAGAAAATAAATGTAGCCTACCTATTTTCTTAACGCGCCAGCCAGCCATTGGTTTACATCTGGCCGATTATTTGGTTTCCCCGGACAGGGGTACAAACTGAGCCGAGAGGTTGGGCTGTTTCATGTCGGTATCGAACGGAAACATGGGCCGTTTGATGCGCTTGTAAGGCAATCGGGCCAGATCCTGATTGACTCCGCCGGGCGTCAGGGCCATGATCCAGTCGGCCTGCATGGCATACAGTTCGGGTTCCAGATACCCAATTTTCACGACAACGATGTCTGATTTTCTTGGATTAAGGTTCAGCCGGGTAAAATCAATTTCCTTGTGATACGGCTTACGCTTTTGCGTGACAATGACGTGTACGCTTCCAACCTTTACCACCACTTCGACTTCAGCATCTTTGTCGCCGTTAACAATCGACTCCACAGTTCCTTTCAGCTTGACCGGTGGGGCAAATCGAGCATCGACGCGGGCACCCGCCACGCCCTCCACCGATCCGCCAACGCCCGCAGCAATGGCCTTTTTAACCAGTTCCGGGTCTGGAATAGAAGCATAGATCAGGGAAGGGCCATCCTCGCGCTGAAATTCCGGGCGAGCCAGAATCTGGGTAAGCGTCCAGGTGACATCACCGGCGCCACCGGCAGTCGGGTTATCGCCCGTATCACTGATGAAAAACGGGTGTTTTTTGCTGGCCAGCGCATTCGCTAGGCATTGTTCGAGCGTGCCGGTAGGAGCCACAAAGCCAAACTGATTTCTGACAGTCCAGAAGGCAAGGGCTAGTTTTTCGGCAGCCTGCGCTACCTTGGCTTTATCATCGCCCGTCACCATCACAACGGCATGATTACGAGGCTCATCCGCCCAGGCGTAGCCAATCCAGATTGCCGCGTCGATGATGCCATTGCCATGATCGGCTATGGGTTCTACCTGACTATACAGGCTCTTGCCCGGCTCGATTCGCGTACTTGTTTTTTCGCCCGGCAACAGAATCGGCACCGGAATCCAGGCTTTATAGGCCGGTTTACCTTTCCCGTTCTTGATGCGTTCAAGTAAGTTTACAACTGCCCGTTCCTTGGTCTGCATGGCATCTTCGTGAGGAGCCATGCGATAACAGGTAATCAAATCAGCGTTCTGAGCCAACCGCCACGATACATTGCCGTGTAAATCCATGGAGGTGGAAACGAGCGTCTTATAACCAATTACCTGTCTGATCCGGGTAATGAAATCGCCCTCCGGATCGTCCAGGCCGACTACACTCATGGCGCCATGTATATCAAAATACAGCCCATCATAAGGTCCGTATTTCCTGAGTGAATCCAGCGTTTTGTTAACCAGCGACTCATAGGCTTCCCGGGTGACGGCTCCGCCCGGCAGCGATTTGCCCACGATGGCGGGGAGCCAGATGGCCTGTTTCCGAAGAGGGGAAACGGGCATCATGAACGGATAGGCATTAAACACCTCAGGACCATATCGGGCATGAAATGCTTCTTCTTGGGTTAGGGCTGGAGAAAATGTGCTGGATTCTATACCGAGTCCAGCAATGGCTATTCGGGGTAAGGCGGTTGATTTAGTCGGTGTCGTCGATTGTGCCAGGCCATAGCTGACACTGAGCAGACAAG
It encodes:
- a CDS encoding M81 family metallopeptidase, translated to MKHILFGLATCLLSVSYGLAQSTTPTKSTALPRIAIAGLGIESSTFSPALTQEEAFHARYGPEVFNAYPFMMPVSPLRKQAIWLPAIVGKSLPGGAVTREAYESLVNKTLDSLRKYGPYDGLYFDIHGAMSVVGLDDPEGDFITRIRQVIGYKTLVSTSMDLHGNVSWRLAQNADLITCYRMAPHEDAMQTKERAVVNLLERIKNGKGKPAYKAWIPVPILLPGEKTSTRIEPGKSLYSQVEPIADHGNGIIDAAIWIGYAWADEPRNHAVVMVTGDDKAKVAQAAEKLALAFWTVRNQFGFVAPTGTLEQCLANALASKKHPFFISDTGDNPTAGGAGDVTWTLTQILARPEFQREDGPSLIYASIPDPELVKKAIAAGVGGSVEGVAGARVDARFAPPVKLKGTVESIVNGDKDAEVEVVVKVGSVHVIVTQKRKPYHKEIDFTRLNLNPRKSDIVVVKIGYLEPELYAMQADWIMALTPGGVNQDLARLPYKRIKRPMFPFDTDMKQPNLSAQFVPLSGETK